The following are encoded together in the Lathyrus oleraceus cultivar Zhongwan6 chromosome 3, CAAS_Psat_ZW6_1.0, whole genome shotgun sequence genome:
- the LOC127127790 gene encoding wound-induced basic protein, with protein sequence MIYDVNSPLFRSFLSQKGGSSDKRKNEEQKPKEQRFKANENKPVMTE encoded by the exons ATGATTTACGACGTTAACTCCCCTCTTTTCCGATCCTTCCTCAGCCAGAAGGGAGGCTCCTCCGATAAGAG GAAAAACGAGGAGCAGAAGCCTAAAGAACAAAGATTCAAAGCCAACGAGAACAAGCCTGTTATGACAGAGTGA